The window CTTTCGTTTTTAGATCGAGTTTGtgtttagttttttctttttttctgctTCGTGTTATTCTCTATAATTCtatcaaaaacttaaaatttggtaataatatcttaacatttttaccaaaattttttttttttagcaattCTCAGTTAACTATTTTTTCCAAACCCTGAAAGAATTTCAACGTTGTTGTGAACTCACCTGAtcaaatttttgatttatttatgatTCTTCATCAAATCCAAGGAGGTCATCAAAACCAACTTATAACTCATCTGCGGAACCCAAAAGTTTTcttattaaaaacataaagaGGACTTGATTACTTACTTATTAATACATCAAAATATTACAAacttatatacttttaatactCACCAGTAGAACCCACAAGTTTTCTTATTAGAAACACAGACTAAAGATCGTGTTGACTTATTCATACATTTAACTATTACAATGATATCAACCACTTCCATTATCCCCTCTGATACCGAAGTCGTAATCATTAGGGACCACCGGGACAGCTACATGGGCAGCAGAAGCCAGGTGCAGCCGGTGCGCAACACTCACAGTGTGGACACATGAGAAGTGGTGGTGATGGTGCCATCAACTTACGCCCTCCACCTATTTCCATAGAAACGTAATTTTATCTCCCTAAGAAAAATCTACAAACCATGTAAGATAGGGAAATTCAGAGATAAATTTTCTAACTTACCTCCTAGATGCACACTAGCTGCTTGACATGGGAGTATTGGAGACAAGACCAGTGCAAGAACTAGAACATATATGAGGACGCTGGACTTCGATGGATTGGTTTCCATCTCCgattttttaatgtaaattGGTGAATATGTTTAAAACGTAATTGATTTGGTGTTGAAACTTGAGACCACGGTTGAGTGTAGTATGTTTATATATGAGGGTATAGAGAGGTAGTAAACTGCAACTAGTTGGTCAAGAAGATGACTAAAATAATTGAGAGATCAAATCTAGTTACCATTGACCAACATAAACCATTCGTTTTGATGATGCAACTCTCTTTTGAGTTCACATAGTAATTGTCAATTTCATTTCATTAAGTACATGATAGATACCAATTAGTTGACCTTGAAGTGTTTGCCGCGAGATGACTTACTTTCAGATAAAATTTGACAAGTGACCAGGTAAACAATACTGTGACGAGTTCAAATTAGAAgataagaagaaagaaaaaaaggtaGAAGAGTCTTTGCTAGTACCTAAGAATTCTATTTATCTGAGAAGCGAAGATGAAGAAACAATCTTGATGAGCTTTAGAACTTCATTCGTTTAGCAGGACCTTGATCGATAATAGGATCAATTTGAGGCTGTTGTGACTCTCCTCCCTGTGTTCCAACCTCTTCTTCCTTTTCCCCTAATGCTTCCTGGCTAACATAGCCTTCAGGGAagggtggtggtggaggtgcTGGGGGTAGCTGCACAACGCAACACACATAAAGAAGCAAGTCTCCCAATCAGAAAAAAGGTAATAAGAAGTAAAGCCAGAACAGATTCACGCAAGTATGTATTACGAATGTACCTTGCTATATAAAGACTTAAGAATCAAATCGACTCGCTTCACTTCCTTAAGATCAACCGTCTCACTAGCAGGCTTTGACTCAGAAGGTTCGTTCTGGCTTTTAGCATCACCTGAAAAATCCATAGATAAATCACAAGATCAATAAAGTAACCTTTCTCAAGTTCAACAAAGACCAACAAGTAGTTGATAAGTGAAGCATTGACTATGAGCTTCCTAAGTTAACTGACAAAGTATTTACATTTGCATCTATCAGCCCAGTCTTATGGACTTAGCTAGTAGAGCCGGCAGAGAACTTAGCAGAAAGAAACGATTAACATCACATCAAATGAGACAGAACAATCGAACAAAACATT is drawn from Brassica rapa cultivar Chiifu-401-42 chromosome A05, CAAS_Brap_v3.01, whole genome shotgun sequence and contains these coding sequences:
- the LOC103869178 gene encoding uncharacterized protein LOC103869178; translated protein: METNPSKSSVLIYVLVLALVLSPILPCQAASVHLGGGGRKLMAPSPPLLMCPHCECCAPAAPGFCCPCSCPGGP